The DNA segment TCGCGACGCTTGCGCTCCACATCGGCCTGGTTCTCGAGCAGAGTGCGCTCCAAGGCGTGACGATCCGCCCGCATAACAAAGGACCATTCGTAGAGCTGGCGTTCCAGACCCGTCGGGCAGGTGGCCTCATCCAAGCGTATGGTGGTCATGTCCAGGGAGTCAACGCTCTGGGCATCGGCGCCCTCATCCTCACTGGACGAGgacgacgatgacgaggaCGAAGACTCCTCGTCGTCGCCACGCACTCGCTTCGGCGGTCGCCACTTCTTCTTGAAGATGCGACGCAGAAAGTCGTAGAACTTGTGCCCCTTGATGGCGGTCATGAAAGCCACCTGCAGTCCGCTGATCTGCTCATTGATCTTATCGATGGCCTTGCGCAGCTCGTCCAACTGCCGATTGGTGGCATTAATGATCACCTGCAGTTCATTGCGTGTGCCCATCGCATGCTTGGCAttctgcagcagctgcgatTCGATCTGCTCGCTGTCGCGAAGTATATACAGCTCCTGATTCAGGCTGATCATGAAGGCAGTGAGAAACTCTGCGTTCAACTTGGTGTGAAAGCGCGCCACATGCAGCTTCTCCATCTGCAGATCGAAGAGACGCACCTGCTCATCTACATGGGCAATGATCAACAGCTGCTCCACCGTCAGCAGACGGAGCCAACGATGACGCATCTCCAGCGTGAATGGAGCGTTGCCCTCCTCATCCAGCTCATAGTAGGCCAACTCGCTGGCAGGTGGAAGCTTGCCGATGAAGGCGACGAGTTCCTCCGGCGGTAAAGTGCTGCTCAGCTTGGATATTTGCAGCGTTTTGAATTTGACCACCTCCTGCATATCGGGATTGTCCAAGGCGGCCATCTCATACAGACTAATGTTGTCCACTGTGCGCTTTGGCTTCTTGCTGTTTATCACCTCATCCACAGTTGCTTCCAGGTAGAGTATGTCATCCACATTGGCGCCACAGCCGGGCAAATGGTGCTCGATGAGATTCAGTTCGGGATACTCCATTTCCAGGTCAATCTCATTGATGTGCTTCAGCTGCAGGCGATTCACCTCCGGCAGATACTCGTGAATACGCTCCAAGCGATCGCGTTGCTTCTGTATCAGCTCCATGAGATCCTTCTTCTGGTCACGCATCAACATTACGCGCTGATTGAACGCGTCCAGCATCTCAAAGTATTGCTCACGACACTCTACAATCTCAATGTACTTTGCTGTCAGTGTCTCTGTTGTCTTTGGTTCGTAATCCGAATTGATCTTCAACTTGTAGTCGCCCAGATTTCGTTGTGCTTCGGCAATTTTTGCATCATCCTCGGGATGATTGCGATTGGGATCGGGTTTCTGACGCTCCAGCTTGTCCCAGTCGAAGATGCGTCGCACCTCATAAAGCTGCCTCTTGCGATAGCGTTGCAGCAGTCGCATCATCTTTCTGCTGAAACGCGGTGTGATGCTCTTTGGATCACGGCCGAAGAAAAAGGTCTCCGGTGGTGGGCCGGTGATGGAGTCCTCCTTCTCCTCATAGGCAATCACTTCGGTTAAGCTGTAGATGAGTGAACGGAGTTAGTTAAAGTAACtgaaaaacaacacaaaaggTGAAAAAGTATGTTGTGCAAACTGCCctgaaaagtaggcaacagaAAATATGAAGAGCAAATAATGAGTAAAcaatttgataaattgaaatgtaaaacCTATAAAATactgtattaaatatatataattgattaatatttgtttttatgactAAGTCCATTGTGTAATTTACTCTATTATCTATATtctgaaatgaaaatataaaattctaaatgaaatagatttatttacCATTTCTTAAAAGGGAAAATTACGAATTGCTTACAATTTGggtataaacaaattaaataaaataaagtatgcTTACAATTTGGGtaaatttaagcatattaaaacaaaatgaaatgaaataaaataaaatgcaatatagtaaatcaaaatcaatgataattgttaaaaaaaaaaatagtctCTTTAGACGAaagttctttaaatatatgtacatatatagtaaatactaAGCTGAAGGCCTTCGCTGCCATTGCTTTACCAATAGcgttagtattaattttaattataactaaccttttaaataaatatatatatagttgaTGGGCTCTACTCAAAATTATTAGGTGAAAATTTTCGTGCagattttcaaaaaataactATCTACTCTTACACTTCCGGCTGATCTGGTATTCGTTCATCAATGCGTCTGCTGCTTGTTGCAATTATAAAGtaagtaattttatatatatttcttgtttAAGGGTTAGAGAAATAACTAAACCAAGCAAGAGCGAGCTGACTTACCGCATGTCTTGCTCCCTTTTAAGACGATCCTCGATGTCGAGCTTAATTTGCTGAAACTCTTCGCCCAAAGTCTCCAAGCGAAACGTGGAAACAGGTTCAATATTAgcactacaaaaataaaacaaacttaataaaatataacaacttTAAACCAATTCCAAGCCTTACCAAAGAGGCGTTATGGTAAATGGCACGTGGTCGAGTTTCTTAAGAAAGTGATTGTAGAGCTTCGAATGACCAACTTGAGCAAACTCCAGATCGTAGGCAAGATCTTCGCGCACATCATCCAGCTCGGCTTGAAGTTCATCGCGTATTTGTTGCGTGATGCGCGGATCGAGCAGCAAATCCTTGTCGTGCACCCGCAAGCCCGCAGGCAACTCATCATTCCTGCGGACTATTTCAAAGTAGACACTCTGCAGAGCTCCAATCTTGGCCAGAACATCACGATCATGCGCCTCGGCTGCTTCCTGCTGCCGCTTCAGCTCCGCATTGATCTTCTCCTGTTCCAACGAAGGCGTCTCCGGATCAATTATGTCCTCAACTGGACCAATGCTGGGCATGTGTGGCAAGGACTTCATCAGCGAATGTCGCACCACCTTTGGACCATTCCAGTTGTACAGGAAGACGTTGCCATCGTAGCCCACAGAGACGAGATGTTTGCCATCGTAGCTGCTCATGATGCAGGGAATGATGCCCTTGAGTGCATCGTGCATGGGATAGTGACGATAGTCGGCTAGATCCGTAAAGTTCTCGGGATTGAAGTGATTAATGCGCAGACTGCCATTCATCATGCCAAAGAGGATGAACTCATCGCTGAGGGAAAAGAAGAGAAAGTAGTAAAGAAGTCGAAGGTTAATCGAAATACTTACACGATGAGGTAGGAGTGTATCTCGATGTCGTCGGCATCCGTGATGAGCGTGCAGAAGCTCGGCTCTGGGACATCGAACTCCAGCTCATAGATGTAGCCAGCATCGTAGCCAGCCATGGACACCCAGATGGTGTTTCGTTCCGTGTAGCGCAGCCAGATGATGCGATTGGGAATGCTGGGAACGTGCAGCGGCTCCTCTTCCTCATCTGGTTCCGAGTCAGCTAAAGCACTCTCCATATCAATCTGAAGACCAGGATTCGCCTTCTTTAGCTTCTCGATCTCACGCATCTTGCGCTCGCGTTTCTTCTCCTTGCGCTTCTTGATTTTCTCCCTTCTCAACTCGCGACGAATGCGACTCTTAACCGAGACGAAACGTGTGCTCCGCAAGCGTGTGGCATCGGTGATGTTGTAGGACAAATAGGTCTCCTCGTCACTGACATTGGTGCGTATGTTGTACTCATAGACCTCGCCGGATTTGCAGCCAATGAGCACAACTGAGTCCTGCTCCTCGTGCCAGTAGAAACAATTTGGCACAGCCTTGAACTCTACAAAGCCCAACGGCTGCAGCTTCACCAGCGAGTTGGATGCATTATTACTCAAGCAGTAGATGAACATGCTTTTGTCCGCGGAGCCAGTGAGCAGCAGCGAACTGGAGCGATTGATTGTCAACCGTGTTATGGGAGCTGTGTGAGCTTTAAAGGCGTTGACTAGATGCATCGAAGCCTTTTTGGGATCACTCAAGTCGAGGAAGATGTGCCGCAGTATGCCATCCTCAAAACCAGCGACCATCTCGGTGCCGAACTTAGAGATCTGTGTGTCCATCCACAATATGTCAACCCCGTTCGCTGCAAACTGTTTCTCCAGCAGCAAACGCTTCTCCTCGTAGTCGTAGACAAAGATCTTTCCGGTCTCGGAGAGCGCCAACATATGCGGCGACACTGGCGACATTTGGGCAGCCAAGACTCGTCCGCCTACGCAGGAATAGAGCTGTTTCGGCTGCCTGGGAACATCGTAGGTGTTTATGTCACAGAACCAAATGCCACCGCTGCCATCCTGAGCGTAGTAACCAAAATCCTTCTCCTCAAAGGGTTTAATCTTTTGCATGGCGCGTATTTCGACCTCGGAGATTTTAAACTCATAGATCGGATCGATTTCGACAAACAAATCGTCCTCCGGCGGATCAGCAATATCAACAGTCTCCCAGTACCAAACACGCACATACCCATCCATGCCCACAGTCGTCACCTCGCCGTTCTTCATCGTAATCCGTGTGATGGGCTTCAGGTGACACGGTTTTCGTCCCTTGCGGCAGATCTCAAACTTAATCAGTCCCGCCTCCCACAGCAGCATGTTGCCCCAATCACAGCCAGAGATGACATTCTCATCGGGCAGCATGTACATGGCGGAAATATCACTGAAATCCGTCTTGCCAAAGCGTCCCAAGTCTCCCTTGAGCTTCAGTCCGGTAAAGGTGTTCGCCATCTTCCAGAACTTGATGTGACTGAGACCCGAGGAGCACAACAAAATGGGATTGTACTCTGAGAAGTGCACGAAGAGTATGTTGCTCTGAAAGGACTTGGCACGCAACACAACCTCAGCGCGCTCCCAGCGCCAAATGGTAATGATAAAGTCCGGATAACCAGCTTGGGAGGCGAACAGCTCACCACTCGAATTGTAGGAGCCGGCAGTGAAGCACGATTTGGCTGCGCCGGTTAATTTGATGCGCACATCGTGCGAGGGATACTCGTAGATGAAGATGGTCGGCTTGGGACCGTTCTCGCCCACAGTGAACAGATCCTTGTACTGTGGCTGCTCGTTTTTGGTGATGAAGCCAATGCCACAACCAAAAACAGTCTCTCGAAAAGTCACCTCTCGACGCGAGATGCTGAAGTAGTGCAGAAAGTTGCCAGAGACAAAGATGAGTGTGTCATCGTCCAGGAGAACCAGATTGAAGAGCCGTTTGCAGTCGTAGCCAAAGGAATGTCTGCAAAAGAAGTTCGTGAGTAaccaaaaagtatttcttggTTTCTTTGCACTTACTTCAGCTCGATGATCTGCTGCGTAAATGAGATGCCGTAGTCGTCATCGCCCAAATCCTCCTCCTCGCCCATAAGCTCCACATTGTCGCCCAGTGAGGAGTCCATG comes from the Drosophila sulfurigaster albostrigata strain 15112-1811.04 chromosome 2L, ASM2355843v2, whole genome shotgun sequence genome and includes:
- the LOC133839826 gene encoding cilia- and flagella-associated protein 44, which codes for MDSSLGDNVELMGEEEDLGDDDYGISFTQQIIELKHSFGYDCKRLFNLVLLDDDTLIFVSGNFLHYFSISRREVTFRETVFGCGIGFITKNEQPQYKDLFTVGENGPKPTIFIYEYPSHDVRIKLTGAAKSCFTAGSYNSSGELFASQAGYPDFIITIWRWERAEVVLRAKSFQSNILFVHFSEYNPILLCSSGLSHIKFWKMANTFTGLKLKGDLGRFGKTDFSDISAMYMLPDENVISGCDWGNMLLWEAGLIKFEICRKGRKPCHLKPITRITMKNGEVTTVGMDGYVRVWYWETVDIADPPEDDLFVEIDPIYEFKISEVEIRAMQKIKPFEEKDFGYYAQDGSGGIWFCDINTYDVPRQPKQLYSCVGGRVLAAQMSPVSPHMLALSETGKIFVYDYEEKRLLLEKQFAANGVDILWMDTQISKFGTEMVAGFEDGILRHIFLDLSDPKKASMHLVNAFKAHTAPITRLTINRSSSLLLTGSADKSMFIYCLSNNASNSLVKLQPLGFVEFKAVPNCFYWHEEQDSVVLIGCKSGEVYEYNIRTNVSDEETYLSYNITDATRLRSTRFVSVKSRIRRELRREKIKKRKEKKRERKMREIEKLKKANPGLQIDMESALADSEPDEEEEPLHVPSIPNRIIWLRYTERNTIWVSMAGYDAGYIYELEFDVPEPSFCTLITDADDIEIHSYLIVDEFILFGMMNGSLRINHFNPENFTDLADYRHYPMHDALKGIIPCIMSSYDGKHLVSVGYDGNVFLYNWNGPKVVRHSLMKSLPHMPSIGPVEDIIDPETPSLEQEKINAELKRQQEAAEAHDRDVLAKIGALQSVYFEIVRRNDELPAGLRVHDKDLLLDPRITQQIRDELQAELDDVREDLAYDLEFAQVGHSKLYNHFLKKLDHVPFTITPLCANIEPVSTFRLETLGEEFQQIKLDIEDRLKREQDMRLTEVIAYEEKEDSITGPPPETFFFGRDPKSITPRFSRKMMRLLQRYRKRQLYEVRRIFDWDKLERQKPDPNRNHPEDDAKIAEAQRNLGDYKLKINSDYEPKTTETLTAKYIEIVECREQYFEMLDAFNQRVMLMRDQKKDLMELIQKQRDRLERIHEYLPEVNRLQLKHINEIDLEMEYPELNLIEHHLPGCGANVDDILYLEATVDEVINSKKPKRTVDNISLYEMAALDNPDMQEVVKFKTLQISKLSSTLPPEELVAFIGKLPPASELAYYELDEEGNAPFTLEMRHRWLRLLTVEQLLIIAHVDEQVRLFDLQMEKLHVARFHTKLNAEFLTAFMISLNQELYILRDSEQIESQLLQNAKHAMGTRNELQVIINATNRQLDELRKAIDKINEQISGLQVAFMTAIKGHKFYDFLRRIFKKKWRPPKRVRGDDEESSSSSSSSSSSEDEGADAQSVDSLDMTTIRLDEATCPTGLERQLYEWSFVMRADRHALERTLLENQADVERKRREIAEMQTKMKYHEEVYQREKNTLLQFRRNRQQEINKVQVSTVLRMDQLQHFHEGHDFRDVSQAILFDADMLIDLRRRAEKLHEETQATKRWHRINFVHLRRMNRDIKFMRFEITRLEEEIKQAQMKRFGVIINLDELEEEVLRRYVFELETTAEDEMRALEKELQERKIELSRCEEQMVQETQTNTEKVNLQTVLLEQKNVLDNILDVQERNYEKWANPQVLNLNYDIEKLMGIENALLQQIESLEREICTLRLKAKPLQINELDPIQQLQQQQQQQQPVLNELTPMPAEAEICPAILNVEAYMLPPMPDDFIMDRVHTLVQKTFNQFFGRHTTPDHVRRFAQRSSLYLCQAAYSFQGRYTDRIAECITEHLESIVPKKYLIHMSAEEMRKLFQEVVAVFDYERSDVNTEELISGIFEHAKEALCTKGICEVVNRTQFIVLHMFKELAEVLPLEEFQADETVRMIVDVLEREPMADPRAINVDELVSSTLQHAQENLLDNVTALPLAQVGSKIQKALLKRRQYKTPNCQSPLSVRIASKKPSAKTGLPF